TTCACCCGTCTCGGTTTACGCCCTCACCGAGACGCGGCTGTTGCCAGCGAAAACCCAGCGGTTTATCGAGTTTTTGCGTGAGCGACTTCAGGATGCGTAATGTTCCAGGGCTGTTCATGGCGTGCGTTCTTTCTCTATCTTATGCAAAATCACGGGTACAACGTACGCACAGCGTATTGATCGCAGATCCTGCATCAAGCGCCCTGAAATAAAGATGTTGAGCCCATATTGTGAATAATCGACCGCGCTGATGCAGTGCAACGAGAACCAATATGAAAACCCCTTTTGAGATAAGTGATGCCTTTGAGTCCAAGATCCAGCCACCCATCAGCCGCCGACGGTAACAGCATGATTGAGGTCACCGAGGTCTCCATTGCTCAACTGCGTGCTGCGCTCGAATCGGGCCAGACGACGGCGGTTGAGCTAGTCCAGGCCTATCTCGCCCGGATTGATGCCTACGACGGCCCCGACACGCCCACCGCCCTCAACGCAGTGGTGGTTCGCAACCCCGATGCGCTCAAGGAAGCGCAGGCGTCCGATGCCCGTCGGGCCAAGGGCCAGACGCTAGGGCCGCTCGACGGCATTCCCTATACGGCCAAAGACAGTTATCTGGTGAAGGGGCTCACCGCAGCCTCTGGAAGTCCCGCCTTCGCGAACCTGATTGCTTATCGCGATGCGTTCACCATCGAACGGCTTCGTGCCGCCGGCGCGATCTGCCTGGGCAAGACCAATATGCCGCCCATGGCCAACGGCGGCATGCAGCGTGGGGTCTATGGCCGTGCCGAGAGCCCGTACAACGCTGATTATCTCACTGCCCCTTTCGCATCGGGTTCATCGAACGGCGCCGGTACGGCAACCGCCGCCAGTTTCGCAGCCTTCGGCCTCGCCGAAGAGACTTGGTCGAGCGGCCGGGGCCCTGCCTCGAACAATGGTTTGTGTGCCTATACGCCTTCGCGCGGGGTGATCTCGGTGCGCGGCAACTGGCCGTTGACGCCGACCATGGACGTTGTCGTGCCGTTTGCCAGAACCATGGCCGACCTGCTCGAAGTGCTCGACGTGATAGTGGCGGACGATCCCGACACACGGGGCGATCTGTGGCGGATGCAACCCTGGGTGCCCATTCCGAGTGTCGCCTCGGTGCGTCCCGCTTCCTATGGGTCGCTTGCCGCAAATACCGATGCCCTCGCCGGAAAGCGCTTCGGCGTTCCTCGTATGTACATCAATGCAGATCCCGATGCAGGCACCAGCGATGCGCCTGGCATCGGTGGTCCGACGGGTCAGCGAATCAACACCCGTGCCTCGGTGATCGGTCTTTGGGAAGAGGCTCGCAAGGCATTTGAAGCTGCCGGAGCCGAGGTGATCGAGGTCGACTTCCCGCTGGTCTCCAATTGCGAGGGCGATCGTCCTGGTGCACCGACGGTGTTCAACCGTGGCCTGGTGTCCAAAGAGTTCCTTCACCATGAGTTATGGGATCTGACAGCTTGGGCGTTCGACGATTTTCTGCAGGCCAACGGCGATCCAACACTCAATCGCCTGGTCGATGTGAACGGGCCGTTGATTTTTCCGCACGACCCGGGAACGCTGCCTAACCGAGAGGGCGACCTTGCCGCGGGCATGGAAGAGTATGTGCGAATGGCAGAGCGCGGCATCACTCCTTGGGACCAGATCACCACGGTGCCTGACGGGCTACGTGGCCTTGAGCAAACGCGCCGGATCGATCTTGAAGAGTGGATGGACCGGCTGGGGCTCGACGCGGTGATCTTCCCGACGGTGGCCGACGTCGGGCCGGCGAATGCCGATGTCGATCCGACGTCTGCGGATATCGCGTGGAGTAACGGTGTCTGGGTCGCCAATGGCAATCTCGCCATCCGCCACCTAGGTGTTCCTACGGTCACGGTGCCGATGGGAATAATGCCGGACATCGGCATGCCCGTCGGGCTGACCTTTGCCGGTCGCGCCTATGACGATTCGACGCTGCTTCGCTTGGCTTCGGCGTTTGAGTCGATGGGGACGAAGCGATTGATCCCGCCTCGAACCCCGCCATTGTCGGGTGTCTAAAAATAGACAGGGCGGGATTGGGGCAGGACACGCTCTAATCCCGCTTGGTAACGGCACGCTAGAGCGCGGGACCGAGCCATATACGTTTATCCAGCACTTTCGAGAGTCGACGCTTTTGCAGAGGTTTAATTTGCTCAGCGTCCAGTTCTGGATCTCTCCAAGAAAAGGTTTTTTGACATGCGATCGTCCATGCTATGACTTTGGCGATGTCGCTTCAGGGTTCTGGCATCGGCTTGGCAATCAGATATCGCTGCACTTCGTCACATTCCAACTGTTGCAAGTATACGAGCGTTGCTTCGTCTTCGACGCCTTCCGCTATCGTGCGAAGGTTAAGTGCGTGACGCTTGAGATAAGCCAAACTGGAATAACCGGTGCCGAAATCGTCCACGGAGACCATCACGCCAAGCTGCTTGAGGCGCAGGGCGGTGGTAAGCACTTGTTCGGTGTTGCGAATGAGCACCGATTCCGTAAGTTCAAGTTCGAGAAAGTTGGGATCAAACTCAGACTCGATCAGAGCACGCCGGATCGTACCTTCGATATCGCCGTGACTGAATTGCACGGCCGACAGGTTTAACGCAATCCGTACAGGTGGAATACCAGCTTCGCGCCACCCCTGGCCCTGGCGGCAGCGTTCGCTTATGACCCATTCGCCAATGGGCACGATAAGACCACTTTGCTCGGCGATCTGAATAAACTGCCCGGCACCTTCGGTGCCGACTCTCCGGTTCCTTTGGCCGGGTCAGGTCAGGTTCTCCAATAGCTCCAGGGCTTGGTCGAAATCGAAGCGCTCGGCGTGCCGGACGATTCGACGCAACTGCTCGGCCACCCTGGGGTCTGACGCCAGCCCCTGTAATTGGTGCAGGACTGCCAGCACTTGTGTGTCACTCTCGGCCAGCAGGTCCCTGACTTGGGCCAACCGCTCCCGCAACTCGGCTTCAGAATGTGACGCAGGCACCCACTCGGTGGATGGCCGCGGTTCCGCTAGCTCCACCAATCCTTCCAGCACCAGATTCAGGCAACGCTCCACCGCCAACAGCCGGTCAGCTACGATCTCCTCCTGGGCGCCGGCCAGGCAAACCTGCTCCAAGGCGATGGCAGCATCCGCGACGGCCTTTGCACCAATGTTTCCCGCAGTGCCACGCAGGGTATGGGCCAGTCGTGTTGCCGCCGAAGGATCTTCATCGCCTCGCGCGACCAAGAACTCAGCTCGAAAAGCACCCTGGCTGGAGCGGAACTTGCGCAGCAGGCGCAGGTAGAGTTCGACCTTGCCCATACTGGTGGCCAGGCCGGCAGCCAGATCAATACCGGCAAGTTCAACGGGCAGGCCCATGGGG
The window above is part of the Pseudomonas sp. B21-048 genome. Proteins encoded here:
- a CDS encoding amidase; protein product: MIEVTEVSIAQLRAALESGQTTAVELVQAYLARIDAYDGPDTPTALNAVVVRNPDALKEAQASDARRAKGQTLGPLDGIPYTAKDSYLVKGLTAASGSPAFANLIAYRDAFTIERLRAAGAICLGKTNMPPMANGGMQRGVYGRAESPYNADYLTAPFASGSSNGAGTATAASFAAFGLAEETWSSGRGPASNNGLCAYTPSRGVISVRGNWPLTPTMDVVVPFARTMADLLEVLDVIVADDPDTRGDLWRMQPWVPIPSVASVRPASYGSLAANTDALAGKRFGVPRMYINADPDAGTSDAPGIGGPTGQRINTRASVIGLWEEARKAFEAAGAEVIEVDFPLVSNCEGDRPGAPTVFNRGLVSKEFLHHELWDLTAWAFDDFLQANGDPTLNRLVDVNGPLIFPHDPGTLPNREGDLAAGMEEYVRMAERGITPWDQITTVPDGLRGLEQTRRIDLEEWMDRLGLDAVIFPTVADVGPANADVDPTSADIAWSNGVWVANGNLAIRHLGVPTVTVPMGIMPDIGMPVGLTFAGRAYDDSTLLRLASAFESMGTKRLIPPRTPPLSGV